A section of the Myxococcota bacterium genome encodes:
- a CDS encoding fructosamine kinase family protein: MDLAAEIEGLLGIRVEQLGGVSGGDVAQAYRADLANGARVFAKTRAGAAPDFFETEARGLAWLHEAEALPVPEVLAVSTAPPLLVLEWIEVGAPQPRGEAAFGRALAELHRAGAPCFGREDRRTTGSRGLPNEPCARWSEFFASQRLLPLARLAKDGDALPGRAIRALEALAGRLDTLGVPDEPPARLHGDLWGGNRLIDTAGHSWLIDPAAHGGHREFDLAMMRLFGGFGEAAHRAYDEVAPLAPGSRERVSLHQLAPLTVHAIKFGGGYVGATEQALADWV; this comes from the coding sequence ATGGACCTCGCCGCCGAGATCGAAGGCCTGCTCGGGATCCGGGTGGAGCAGTTGGGTGGCGTGTCGGGAGGCGACGTAGCCCAGGCCTACCGCGCTGACCTCGCGAACGGGGCCCGGGTCTTCGCGAAGACGCGCGCGGGTGCCGCTCCCGACTTCTTCGAGACCGAAGCGCGTGGACTCGCGTGGCTGCACGAGGCCGAGGCCCTGCCGGTGCCCGAGGTCCTCGCCGTGTCGACGGCGCCCCCGTTGCTCGTCCTCGAGTGGATCGAGGTCGGCGCGCCGCAGCCCCGGGGCGAAGCCGCGTTCGGTCGCGCCCTGGCCGAGCTGCACCGCGCCGGCGCGCCCTGTTTCGGGCGTGAAGACCGCCGCACCACCGGGAGCCGCGGCCTGCCCAACGAGCCCTGCGCGCGTTGGTCCGAGTTCTTTGCGAGCCAGCGCTTGCTGCCTCTCGCACGCCTCGCGAAGGACGGCGATGCGTTGCCGGGTCGCGCGATCCGGGCTCTCGAGGCGCTCGCCGGGCGACTCGACACCCTCGGTGTTCCCGACGAGCCGCCGGCCCGACTGCACGGCGACCTCTGGGGTGGCAACCGCCTGATCGACACCGCGGGGCACAGCTGGTTGATCGATCCCGCCGCCCACGGCGGCCACCGCGAGTTCGACCTCGCGATGATGCGTCTGTTCGGTGGCTTCGGCGAAGCCGCTCATCGCGCGTACGACGAGGTAGCGCCTCTGGCGCCCGGCTCGCGGGAGCGCGTGTCCCTCCATCAGCTTGCACCGCTCACGGTGCACGCGATCAAATTCGGCGGCGGGTACGTCGGGGCCACCGAGCAGGCCCTCGCCGACTGGGTCTAG
- a CDS encoding TetR/AcrR family transcriptional regulator translates to MDPQRAELTRRERRKLELHDRLIETARALFAERGVAASTVAELCTRADVAEKTFFNHFPSKQDLVREIAQRAIDELLIEVETARKEGADTADRLARFFDSFAERSLQAGPLSRELVSELVHVVHDQGSPSEQARRLHDAFGAIVEDGLRARDVTRRHDAETLTEMIIGAFYVLTFNYANLENFPLKQQATAVARFLGDALAPAAKE, encoded by the coding sequence ATGGACCCCCAGCGAGCGGAACTGACCCGGCGTGAGCGCCGCAAGCTCGAGCTCCACGACCGTCTGATCGAGACGGCTCGGGCACTCTTTGCCGAGCGCGGCGTTGCTGCGTCTACGGTGGCGGAACTCTGTACCCGCGCCGACGTCGCCGAGAAGACCTTCTTCAACCACTTCCCGTCGAAGCAGGACCTCGTCCGCGAGATCGCCCAGCGCGCGATCGATGAACTCTTGATCGAGGTCGAGACCGCACGCAAGGAAGGCGCGGACACGGCGGATCGCCTCGCGCGCTTCTTCGACTCGTTCGCCGAACGCAGTCTGCAGGCCGGACCGCTCTCCCGCGAGCTGGTTTCCGAGCTGGTGCACGTGGTGCACGACCAGGGCTCGCCGTCCGAGCAGGCGCGTCGCCTGCACGATGCGTTCGGCGCCATCGTCGAAGACGGGCTGCGTGCCCGCGACGTTACCCGGCGTCACGACGCCGAGACCCTGACCGAGATGATCATCGGGGCGTTCTACGTCCTGACCTTCAACTACGCCAACCTCGAGAATTTCCCGCTCAAGCAACAAGCCACGGCCGTCGCGCGTTTCCTCGGAGATGCATTGGCGCCCGCAGCGAAGGAGTAG
- a CDS encoding FKBP-type peptidyl-prolyl cis-trans isomerase has protein sequence MRTLVSLLFVILALACGPGGPETITTASGLQITHLTVGEGAQPKAANIVEVHYHGTFPDGKVFDSSVEKGQPARFPLNRVIRCWTEGVQMMKVGGKANLVCPPEIAYGARGAPPRIPANATLHFEVELLGVQ, from the coding sequence ATGCGCACCCTCGTCTCGCTCCTGTTCGTCATCCTCGCCCTCGCCTGCGGGCCGGGCGGACCGGAGACCATCACCACGGCCTCGGGCCTGCAGATCACGCATCTCACCGTCGGCGAAGGCGCCCAGCCGAAGGCCGCGAACATCGTCGAGGTGCACTACCACGGCACGTTCCCGGACGGAAAGGTGTTCGACAGCAGCGTCGAGAAGGGACAGCCCGCGCGCTTCCCATTGAACCGCGTGATCCGCTGCTGGACCGAGGGGGTCCAGATGATGAAGGTGGGCGGCAAGGCGAACTTGGTGTGCCCGCCGGAGATCGCCTACGGCGCCCGCGGAGCCCCGCCGCGGATCCCGGCCAACGCCACCCTCCACTTCGAAGTGGAGCTGCTCGGCGTCCAGTAG
- a CDS encoding enoyl-CoA hydratase, translating into MSTRSLDTGTETVLASVSDSVATLTLNRPERRNALNGEMLLGIERALDAAERDLDVRAVVLTGAGGAFCAGGDVKGMDAQNRGDEARPGGGIDAAIHAQRLSQRNTAGRLYTLPKPVIASLPGPAAGAGLSLALACDLRIASEQALLTTAFAKVGFSGDYGGTFFMTQLIGSAKARELYFLSDRLDAKEAERIGLVHRVVPADALEDQTRALARRLAEGPTVAYRYMKENLNRAVGGDVMECLDLEATHHVHTGFTEDHRNATRAFVEKRTPEFKGR; encoded by the coding sequence ATGTCCACCCGCTCCCTCGACACCGGCACCGAGACCGTACTGGCCTCGGTCTCCGACTCGGTTGCCACGCTGACCCTCAATCGGCCCGAGCGTCGCAACGCCCTCAACGGGGAGATGCTGCTCGGCATCGAGCGTGCCCTCGACGCCGCCGAGCGCGACCTCGACGTACGCGCGGTGGTGCTCACCGGCGCAGGCGGCGCCTTCTGCGCAGGCGGCGACGTGAAGGGCATGGACGCCCAGAATCGCGGCGACGAAGCGCGTCCCGGCGGCGGTATCGACGCCGCGATCCACGCGCAGCGCCTCAGCCAGCGAAACACCGCGGGCCGCCTCTACACCCTGCCGAAACCGGTGATCGCTTCGCTCCCGGGGCCGGCGGCGGGCGCCGGGCTTTCCCTGGCCCTGGCGTGCGACCTGCGTATCGCCTCGGAGCAGGCACTCTTGACCACGGCCTTCGCGAAAGTGGGCTTCAGCGGCGACTACGGCGGCACCTTCTTCATGACCCAGCTGATCGGCTCGGCGAAGGCCCGCGAGCTCTATTTCCTCTCGGACCGGCTCGACGCGAAGGAGGCGGAGCGCATCGGGCTCGTGCATCGGGTGGTGCCGGCCGACGCGCTCGAGGACCAGACCCGCGCGCTGGCCCGACGCCTCGCCGAGGGCCCGACGGTCGCGTATCGCTACATGAAGGAGAACCTCAACCGCGCGGTCGGCGGCGACGTGATGGAGTGTCTCGACCTCGAAGCGACTCACCACGTGCACACCGGCTTCACCGAGGACCACCGCAACGCCACCCGTGCCTTCGTGGAGAAGCGCACCCCCGAGTTCAAGGGCCGCTGA
- a CDS encoding amidohydrolase family protein has translation MSDRYLVVSSDGHAGLPPERYKDYLPSKLHDAFDAALPIQLEMTKRMEKSFLIADINADWREGRDADLSGAWDHDARNRVLDGDGIAAEVLFPDGVTERNAPPFGGGFSMPTEGVVPELQWEGCRAHNRWMAEFVQMQPERRIGLACVPVSWDIEASVAEIRWAKENGLRGLVFPVMWGKQPPYHHPRYDPVWAVCEELDMPIHFHSGPSPIEDYFGPIPPEEGQPKLPGAVGIYVSEVVMWNVRPLTFMIWGGAFERFPKLKVAITEGTTVWVPEYLALLDFRYDVTHYAQKLGDYRSHLSLKPSEYFARNVRLGASCMPRREAELRHDIGLDSIMWGSDYPHPEGSWPYTRKQQIETFHGLPDAEIAAMLGGNAADFYSLDTDALAPLVDRVGPERATFQG, from the coding sequence ATGAGCGATCGCTACCTCGTCGTTTCTTCCGACGGTCACGCGGGCCTGCCGCCCGAACGCTACAAGGACTACCTCCCGTCGAAGCTCCACGATGCCTTCGACGCCGCGCTTCCGATTCAGCTCGAGATGACGAAGCGCATGGAGAAGAGCTTCCTCATCGCCGACATCAACGCCGACTGGCGCGAGGGACGCGACGCCGACCTCTCCGGAGCCTGGGACCACGACGCCCGCAACCGGGTGCTCGACGGTGATGGCATCGCCGCGGAAGTGCTCTTCCCGGACGGGGTCACCGAGCGCAACGCGCCGCCCTTCGGTGGAGGCTTCTCGATGCCCACCGAGGGGGTCGTTCCCGAGCTGCAGTGGGAAGGTTGCCGCGCCCACAACCGCTGGATGGCGGAGTTCGTCCAGATGCAGCCCGAGCGCCGCATCGGTCTGGCCTGCGTCCCGGTGTCCTGGGACATCGAGGCTTCCGTCGCGGAAATTCGCTGGGCGAAGGAGAACGGTCTGCGCGGGCTCGTCTTCCCGGTGATGTGGGGTAAGCAGCCGCCGTACCACCATCCGCGCTACGACCCGGTGTGGGCGGTCTGCGAAGAGCTCGACATGCCGATCCACTTCCACTCGGGACCGTCGCCGATCGAGGACTACTTCGGCCCGATCCCGCCCGAGGAAGGGCAGCCGAAGCTGCCGGGCGCCGTCGGCATCTACGTGTCCGAAGTCGTCATGTGGAACGTGCGCCCCCTGACCTTCATGATCTGGGGCGGTGCCTTCGAGCGCTTCCCGAAGCTGAAGGTCGCGATCACCGAGGGCACCACGGTCTGGGTGCCCGAGTATCTGGCGCTCCTCGACTTCCGCTACGACGTCACCCACTACGCCCAGAAGCTCGGTGACTACCGCAGCCATCTCTCCTTGAAGCCTTCCGAGTACTTCGCGCGAAACGTGCGGCTCGGAGCGTCGTGCATGCCGCGCCGCGAGGCCGAGCTGCGTCACGACATCGGCCTCGATTCGATCATGTGGGGCTCGGACTATCCGCACCCCGAAGGCTCGTGGCCCTACACGCGAAAGCAGCAGATCGAGACCTTCCACGGTCTGCCCGACGCCGAGATCGCCGCGATGCTGGGCGGGAACGCCGCCGACTTCTACAGCCTCGATACCGACGCGTTGGCCCCGCTGGTCGATCGCGTCGGTCCCGAGCGCGCGACCTTCCAGGGCTAG
- a CDS encoding glutathione S-transferase family protein → MTEIPTPVDFIGAPGSPYTRKMRALLRYRGIPYRMIQQGGAADHDLPKPKVGLLPTFFLPDDSGELAAVTDSTPLLRRFEAAFSVRAAVPPDPALAFLDALLEDYGDEWLTKPMFHYRWAYEADIEKAKHVLPLWRAVDTPDAQVDPLRKMFSERQISRLYVVGSNETTAPVIEASYVRFLRLFDAHLSAHPYVLGRRPGAADFAWFGQLTQLAQFDPTPAAVTLAESPRVYAWVDVVEDLSGIEVSDDDWLSRSDIGVLRPFFEEMGRTYVPVMRANAQALQEGNDTVRCEVEGLPWEQQPFPYQAKCLVWLRRDYEALSAADQSVVDGALAGTGCEALFA, encoded by the coding sequence ATGACCGAGATCCCGACGCCCGTCGACTTCATCGGAGCCCCCGGCTCCCCCTACACGCGGAAGATGCGGGCGCTCCTGCGCTACCGCGGGATTCCCTACCGGATGATCCAGCAAGGAGGCGCGGCCGATCACGACCTGCCGAAGCCGAAGGTGGGATTGCTCCCGACCTTCTTCCTGCCCGACGACAGCGGCGAGCTCGCGGCGGTCACGGATTCCACGCCGCTCTTGCGGCGCTTCGAGGCCGCGTTCTCCGTCCGCGCGGCGGTCCCGCCGGATCCCGCGCTCGCCTTCCTCGACGCCCTGCTCGAGGACTACGGCGACGAATGGCTGACGAAGCCGATGTTCCACTATCGCTGGGCCTACGAGGCCGACATCGAGAAGGCGAAGCACGTGCTTCCGCTCTGGCGAGCCGTCGACACGCCGGACGCACAGGTCGACCCGCTGCGGAAGATGTTCTCCGAACGTCAGATCTCGCGGCTCTACGTGGTGGGCTCGAACGAGACGACGGCCCCTGTGATCGAGGCGAGCTACGTGCGCTTCCTCCGCCTCTTCGACGCGCATCTCAGCGCCCACCCCTACGTCCTCGGCAGACGCCCGGGCGCGGCGGACTTTGCGTGGTTCGGCCAGCTCACCCAGCTGGCCCAGTTCGACCCGACCCCCGCCGCGGTCACCCTCGCCGAGAGCCCGCGGGTCTACGCCTGGGTGGACGTGGTCGAAGATCTTTCGGGGATCGAAGTGAGCGACGACGACTGGCTGTCGCGCTCGGACATCGGCGTGCTCCGCCCCTTCTTCGAAGAGATGGGGCGGACCTACGTGCCGGTGATGCGCGCCAACGCCCAGGCCCTCCAGGAGGGAAACGACACGGTGCGCTGCGAAGTCGAGGGATTGCCCTGGGAACAGCAACCGTTCCCCTACCAGGCGAAGTGCCTCGTGTGGCTGCGACGCGACTACGAGGCCCTCTCCGCCGCGGACCAGTCCGTCGTCGACGGCGCACTGGCGGGAACGGGCTGCGAGGCACTCTTCGCCTGA
- a CDS encoding MBL fold metallo-hydrolase yields MAETPLRIADRWFARRSHGDGLTQLWEPHAHPLLRCNIWHLRGRDADLLVDTGLGVTSLRRELQDLVDKPLVAVATHIHYDHVGSLHEFGTRCVHRAEAARMADYQEFCALARSQFPEELLDGLAALDMPVELPALIDALPHESFDVEGFRTASAPPTRELQEGDALDLGDRRFEVLHLPGHSPGSIGLWEADSGVLFSGDAIYDGPLLDTLPDSDIDDYVRTMERLRSLPVQVVHGGHDPSFGRERLVELASAYLAFRAGAD; encoded by the coding sequence TTGGCGGAGACGCCCCTGCGCATCGCGGACCGCTGGTTCGCACGAAGGAGCCACGGCGACGGCCTGACCCAGCTCTGGGAGCCCCACGCCCACCCGCTCCTGCGCTGCAACATCTGGCACCTGCGCGGCCGCGACGCCGACCTGCTCGTCGACACGGGGCTCGGGGTGACCTCCCTGCGCCGGGAGCTCCAGGACCTCGTCGACAAGCCGCTCGTCGCCGTCGCCACCCACATCCACTACGACCACGTCGGCAGCCTCCACGAATTCGGAACCCGCTGCGTGCACCGTGCCGAAGCCGCCCGCATGGCCGACTACCAGGAGTTCTGTGCGCTCGCGCGCTCCCAGTTCCCCGAGGAACTCCTCGATGGTCTGGCCGCGCTCGACATGCCCGTCGAGCTCCCCGCGCTGATCGACGCGCTGCCCCACGAGTCCTTCGACGTCGAGGGTTTTCGGACGGCGTCGGCTCCACCGACCCGCGAGCTCCAGGAGGGCGACGCCCTCGACCTGGGCGATCGACGCTTCGAGGTGTTGCATCTACCGGGCCACTCGCCCGGCAGCATCGGACTCTGGGAGGCCGACAGCGGCGTGCTCTTCTCGGGAGACGCCATCTACGATGGCCCGCTGCTCGACACGCTTCCCGATAGCGACATCGACGATTACGTGCGCACGATGGAACGGCTGCGGAGCTTGCCGGTGCAGGTCGTTCACGGCGGCCACGACCCGAGCTTCGGGCGAGAACGACTCGTCGAGCTCGCGAGTGCCTACCTCGCCTTCCGAGCCGGCGCGGACTAG
- a CDS encoding GH25 family lysozyme — MLGRALAVLGILAGFALVILSAPRLYPYFEPARLIYGVHGIDVSHHQGPIDWPAVVGGGVAFVYMKATEGGDFVDPRFAENWAGAADAGVKRGAYHFFTQCRSGAAQAANFIRVVPRDASALRHALDAEHMGPCREGPAVDDVVAEIETFLDQVQAHYGLRPLVYTTREFHRTYLRNALDRDGFWIRSLVRPPSFRTQHWVVWQYHNWGRRPGIEGPVDLNVLRCPLWSDDVQGENGWTVPLHCAPPGVF, encoded by the coding sequence TTGCTGGGTCGCGCCCTTGCCGTGCTCGGCATCCTCGCCGGCTTCGCGCTGGTGATCCTGAGCGCCCCGCGTCTCTATCCCTACTTCGAGCCCGCGCGGCTGATCTACGGCGTGCACGGCATCGACGTGTCCCACCACCAGGGTCCCATCGACTGGCCCGCGGTCGTCGGGGGAGGCGTCGCCTTCGTGTACATGAAGGCGACCGAGGGCGGCGACTTCGTCGACCCGCGCTTCGCCGAGAACTGGGCCGGCGCCGCCGACGCGGGCGTGAAGCGCGGCGCCTACCACTTCTTCACCCAGTGCCGTTCGGGCGCAGCCCAGGCCGCGAACTTCATTCGCGTGGTTCCCCGCGACGCCAGCGCCCTGCGCCACGCCCTCGATGCGGAGCACATGGGACCCTGCCGGGAAGGCCCGGCCGTCGACGATGTCGTGGCCGAGATCGAGACGTTCCTCGACCAGGTGCAGGCGCACTACGGCCTGCGCCCGCTCGTCTACACGACGCGCGAGTTCCACCGCACCTATCTCCGAAACGCGCTCGACCGTGACGGCTTCTGGATTCGCAGCCTGGTGCGCCCCCCGAGCTTCCGAACCCAACACTGGGTCGTGTGGCAGTACCACAACTGGGGACGCCGCCCCGGCATCGAGGGACCCGTCGACCTCAACGTGCTGCGGTGTCCGCTCTGGAGCGACGACGTCCAGGGCGAGAACGGCTGGACCGTCCCCTTGCATTGCGCACCGCCGGGGGTCTTCTAA
- a CDS encoding Rieske 2Fe-2S domain-containing protein encodes MAKRDDWHDPLPIPNGWFAVGWSRELRPGDVRPIHYFGEDLVLFRTRSGEARVLDAFCPHLGAHLGHGGRVMGETLRCPFHAWQFDGTSGECVHIPYCERVPRQARLRPWEVQEKNGMIFVWHHAEAKPPEWNFPVMPEIGNADWSEPRLESLEMEAYVQDTHENNNDPVHFQYVHGMVGDSSSEIEYSPDSTHYRITTHNEQETPLGTFQMSLVRDSWGLGLTAVRSVGIPDAGLLLYSSTTPIDAERVESRWLLTATNNLVDIAGEEWMNRLLEGVQQDMPIWKNKVHRARPVLCEADTYLGEFRKWARQFYCNPPGDVAEGEGR; translated from the coding sequence ATGGCCAAGCGCGACGATTGGCACGATCCGCTTCCGATCCCGAACGGCTGGTTCGCCGTCGGCTGGAGCCGCGAGCTGCGCCCGGGCGACGTGCGCCCGATCCACTACTTCGGTGAAGACCTCGTGCTCTTCCGCACCCGCTCGGGGGAAGCACGCGTGCTGGACGCCTTCTGTCCGCACCTCGGTGCGCACCTCGGCCACGGCGGGCGCGTGATGGGCGAGACGCTGCGCTGCCCCTTCCACGCCTGGCAGTTCGACGGCACCTCGGGGGAATGCGTGCACATTCCCTATTGCGAGCGGGTCCCGCGCCAGGCGCGACTGCGCCCGTGGGAGGTGCAGGAGAAGAACGGAATGATCTTCGTCTGGCATCACGCCGAGGCGAAGCCGCCCGAGTGGAACTTCCCGGTGATGCCCGAGATCGGCAACGCCGATTGGTCCGAGCCTCGTCTCGAGTCGCTCGAGATGGAGGCCTACGTCCAGGACACCCACGAGAACAACAACGATCCGGTCCACTTCCAGTACGTCCACGGCATGGTGGGCGACTCGAGTTCCGAGATCGAGTACAGCCCGGATAGCACCCACTACCGGATCACCACGCACAACGAGCAGGAGACGCCGCTCGGCACCTTCCAGATGTCGCTGGTGCGCGACTCCTGGGGGCTCGGGCTCACGGCCGTGCGCAGCGTGGGCATCCCCGACGCGGGCCTCCTGCTCTACTCGTCGACGACCCCGATCGACGCCGAGCGCGTCGAGTCGCGCTGGCTCCTCACGGCCACCAACAACCTGGTGGACATCGCTGGTGAAGAGTGGATGAACCGGCTGCTCGAGGGTGTGCAGCAGGACATGCCGATCTGGAAGAACAAGGTGCACCGCGCCCGCCCGGTCCTGTGCGAAGCCGACACCTACCTCGGTGAGTTCCGGAAGTGGGCGCGGCAGTTCTACTGCAACCCGCCCGGCGACGTCGCGGAAGGGGAGGGCCGATGA